The window CTAGTTACAAAACCATGTAAATGATTGCTTTATACTAATAATGTCGTGTTTAGTTTCAATAAAGAAAGGAGGTGGGTTTAAACTCTACCCCCCAAAAAGAATAAATTTGAAATCAAACTATTTTACCTTCAAACCTTTCTCTTTGCGGTTTTAATTAGCTTATTTTTCGGGAAAACTAAAAAAGATGTCAATTCTATGATGATTTTTGACGATAATAAAGCACCTCTCAAAAGTTGAAATTTCCGTAAAACAGCATGAATATAGTGTAGAGAGTAGATATTGTCAAGTTTTTTTACGAAATAATTTTAAAAAAATTGCACAAATGGATGTAAAAAAAGACAAAAAAATCACTTATGTTCCGGAAACCGATCTACAGGAACCGGTTGCACTCCTTTTAAAGGAAAACTCGGAGCTAAAATATTCTCTAAAGCAGAAGGAGAACGAGCTCAAGGAATCGCAAGCCCAGTTAGCACAAGCTGGGAAATTGGCAACACTTGGAACTATGGGCGCCGGTATCGCCCACGAGTTAAACAATCCGTTAACTGTGGTCAGCGCAGAAGCAGATGAAATCATCGATGCGCTTGAGGGCGCCTACGGTGATGAAAACCTGGTGATGGAATGTGCAAAAAACATTAAGCATTGTGCCGACCGGATGCGCATCATCGTTGATCACATACGTCAGTACACGCGCAATGAAGCCGATGATGGCTGGCAAAAGCTGAACATCAACGACCCGATCAACGATTCGCTCATTTTATTGAAATCGCAATTGGAGAATTCGGGCGTGAACATAAAATTGCAGCTCGGCGATAATTTACCAAAAATTTGGGGGCACACCAACAAACTGGAATCTGTCTTTCAAAATTTGATGAGCAATGCCAAAGATGCGTTTGACAAAATAACGGATGATCGCGTCAAACAGCTGACTATTATAAGCTGTCAAGAAGATCGCGGCCAAATCACGGTGAAGTTCAAAGACAACGCCTGCGGCATGAGCGATGAAGTTAAAAGAAATCTATTCAACCCGTTCTATACGACCAAAGAAATTGACAAAGGCACCGGCCTGGGGCTTTCTATTACCAAAACCAATGTCAAAGAACATCG of the Myxococcales bacterium genome contains:
- a CDS encoding GHKL domain-containing protein, with amino-acid sequence MDVKKDKKITYVPETDLQEPVALLLKENSELKYSLKQKENELKESQAQLAQAGKLATLGTMGAGIAHELNNPLTVVSAEADEIIDALEGAYGDENLVMECAKNIKHCADRMRIIVDHIRQYTRNEADDGWQKLNINDPINDSLILLKSQLENSGVNIKLQLGDNLPKIWGHTNKLESVFQNLMSNAKDAFDKITDDRVKQLTIISCQEDRGQITVKFKDNACGMSDEVKRNLFNPFYTTKEIDKGTGLGLSITKTNVKEHRGEIIMKSAKGKGTEFTLTFPLERRTIVHK